One Pelomicrobium methylotrophicum DNA window includes the following coding sequences:
- a CDS encoding 3'-5' exonuclease: MIPVLAFDIETVPDIDGLRLLHGLGSDVPDAQVANMAFQRRRQQTGSDFLPLHLHRVVVISCALRDRDSFRVWSLGGAGESEAELVRRFFDGIDKYTPQLVSWNGGGFDLPVLHYRGLIHGIQAARYWDLGDDDRDFKWNNYISRYHTRHLDLMDLLALYQPRANVALDELAQLMGLPGKLGMEGGAVWDAYRRGELEAVRCYCEADVVNTYLVFLRFQLMRGVLNREQYRAECALVRATLERIGEPHWAEFLQRWKPER, translated from the coding sequence GTGATTCCCGTCCTCGCCTTCGACATTGAGACCGTTCCGGACATCGATGGGCTGAGGCTGCTCCATGGCCTGGGCTCGGATGTTCCGGACGCTCAGGTGGCAAATATGGCGTTCCAGCGCCGGCGCCAGCAGACGGGAAGCGACTTTCTTCCCCTTCATCTGCATCGCGTGGTCGTGATCTCGTGCGCGCTACGCGACCGGGACAGCTTTCGGGTCTGGTCGCTGGGCGGCGCCGGCGAGAGCGAGGCCGAGCTGGTGCGGCGCTTCTTCGATGGCATCGACAAGTACACGCCGCAGCTTGTCTCCTGGAACGGCGGCGGCTTCGATCTGCCGGTGCTGCATTACCGTGGGCTCATCCACGGTATCCAGGCGGCCCGCTATTGGGATCTCGGCGACGATGACCGGGACTTCAAGTGGAATAACTATATCAGCCGCTACCATACCCGCCACCTGGACCTTATGGACCTGCTGGCGCTGTACCAGCCCCGCGCCAACGTGGCCCTCGACGAACTGGCCCAGCTCATGGGGCTGCCGGGCAAACTCGGCATGGAGGGCGGCGCGGTGTGGGACGCCTATCGCCGCGGCGAGCTGGAAGCGGTGCGCTGCTACTGCGAGGCGGATGTGGTGAACACCTACCTCGTGTTCCTGCGTTTTCAGCTCATGCGCGGAGTCCTGAACCGTGAGCAGTATCGAGCTGAGTGCGCGCTGGTGCGCGCCACCCTGGAACGCATTGGCGAGCCTCACTGGGCCGAGTTTCTACAGCGCTGGAAGCCGGAGCGCTGA
- a CDS encoding YdbL family protein, with product MRHALYNLIALVVLVFAGTTAWAQADLEIDTPAISALKDSMQKRHAQLALHYASGAVGLTRDGLVALRDANAVPLPQRAAVTALVRAENEDRLALYREIARANGHPEWENDIRATFAQRWIDRAQPGWWYQRPDGSWARK from the coding sequence ATGAGACACGCGCTTTACAACCTGATCGCCCTGGTCGTGTTGGTATTTGCCGGGACCACCGCCTGGGCCCAAGCCGACCTGGAGATTGATACGCCCGCCATCTCGGCGCTCAAAGACAGCATGCAGAAGCGCCACGCCCAGCTGGCGCTCCATTATGCGAGCGGCGCCGTGGGGCTCACCCGCGACGGGCTGGTGGCGCTGCGGGACGCCAACGCCGTGCCGTTGCCGCAACGTGCTGCAGTGACCGCACTGGTGCGGGCGGAGAACGAGGACCGGCTTGCCCTGTACCGGGAGATCGCGCGGGCCAACGGCCATCCCGAGTGGGAGAACGACATCCGGGCGACCTTCGCCCAGCGCTGGATCGACAGGGCCCAGCCGGGCTGGTGGTACCAGAGGCCCGATGGTTCCTGGGCGCGCAAGTGA